Below is a window of Micromonas commoda chromosome 14, complete sequence DNA.
gggaggacgtcgacaAGTGGCTCAGGAGCAAGGAGAAGaagcacgcggcggcggggttgcCCCTGCTCGGGGCGTTGCACGCGGCCGAGACgctgtgcggcggcgacggcggcgcgggtctgCACGCCTTTTTGGAcaccgcgctgctccgcgcgtTCAGGGAGCCCCGGcacagggcggcggcggcggacgcgctgagggcggcggtggaggggatagcgccgccgctgccgccggggggtacgtcaccggcgccggcgacgccgccgctgccggaACCCACGCGGGGTAAGCTGAGAGCCgcgctgggcggcgcggcgtcggcgatcaaGAAGGGGCCGCACGGCGGGGATGTGCACGCGGTGgcccgcgcggtggcggcgacggcccgtCTCGacccgctcctcgcggcggacgtgtTGATGGACCTGGTGCACCAGGGGAAGGTTTGtgacgccaccgccgcgggtctgGCGGCCGTGCCGGACGTCATCCTGCTCACCGCGTCCAGGAGGTTGAAGAGCGGGGGAAGGACCGGACCGAAGCCGGGTCTGGCGGGGGTGCTGGAGTGCATGCGGGACGAGGGCCTGGATCCGTTCTCGGGCCTCGTGGACAGGATCGTCGCCATGGGCGCGgccggggtggcggcggcgggcggcgcggacgcggcgcccgccgcggtcaaggcgtcagcgtccgccgccgccgccaccgcctcggcgctcgtCAAGAGCCTTCGTCGCGAACTgggcgcgacggcttcggcgctTCAACGCGCGGACCCCACGTCTCGGGCgtccgtcatcgtcgccacggCGTTGCTCCGATGCGTCCCGTtcatcgcgcccgaggagtGGCGCGgagccgccctcggcgaggctGTCCCGCCGCTCTGCGCGCATCCCCACCCGGcggtgcgggcggcggcgagggacgcgatgcggcgggcggtggcttcgacgccggcggcgcgcgacgccatcgtgcagggcgccgcgggggtgttactgtccccgccgtcgacggggcgcgcggggatatcgttgacggacgcggacgcggcgacgtctgcGGCGCGGACCCTTCGGGACGTGTGCGAGACGTGgcgggtcgcgtcgtcggaggagtTTGAATCACCCAGCGacagctcgagcgcgtcgtcgctcgcgtcgacgacgtcggagaCGTTCGATCCGTGCAGGTCCGAGGCTGCGGGGCTTCTCATGATGTGCAGCCCGCACGCGgaggttcgcgtcgcggcggtggagatgCTCCGCGAGGTGGCGAAGCTCTCGGCGGCGTTGCGACACGCTCAGCacccgagcggcggcgacgactcgcGGAGTGTTctcccgtcggcgccgtcgatgtcTTCGATCGTCGAGTCGTGCGCCGGGGACATGGTCCTgagcgccctcggcgccgagggcgggaCCGGCGGGTTGgacccccgcgtcgacccgggcctctgcgcggcggcggcggctgccgtcgcgtcggcgggcggcgcggcggcgacggctcggcACGTgaggggcggcgcgtggacggcggcgctcggcgtcctcgccgctcgcgcctccgcgtcgagcccggACGTGACCACGACCGCGCGTGCGCAGGCGCTCCAGCGGGTCCAGGCGGTCATGGCgcaggagggcgcggcggcgaggagcgcaggACCGAGGGCGCCCACGGATTCCGCCACGGATACGTTTGAGGCTTGGCGCAACTGCACGTGTTTCgtgtgcgcggcgtcgcccgcgcgcgagactgGTCCGCCGGTTCTCAGTGCATCAaacgccgcgtcgggcgtgGGCGGAACAAACCCTAGTGCTAACCCGCTCCTGGCGCCGCAGCAGGTgcccctcggcgtccgcggctcccTGTCCGGGCTGTTCGCGCTGCTGGTGCCGTGCCtcaaggagggcggcgcgcaggcggcggcggcggcgggggtcctcgcgcgggtccccccgctcgccgcgccgcagctcctcgccgccctcgcgcccctgcAGGCGTCGCTCGGTACCGCGCCGGTCAACTCCGGCGGCCACGGGGCGGGCACGCCGTTTGACAGGAACCGACGCAACCTGGAACttcgcgcgcacctcgcgggtctccacctcggcctcgccgcgcagggcgccgtcgccgccgtcgcgccgggacccgcgggccgggacgccgtcgcgaaacACCTCCTCTCCTTTGTCGATTCCACCGTGTCCTACGCGAggtccaccggcgcggctATCGAGTGCTCCCCCGACGAGCTCAACCGGCTcgtgttcgccgccgccgccgccgccaccgcctgcgcgccgcAGATCATGGCCCTGGCGCCGCACGTCGTGGACAATGAGGTTCGGTCCAGGCTCTGGGAGGACTTTCACTGGTGGGCCAAGAGGGCGTCTGCGAGCGTCGAGGATAACAAAGGCGGGAtggggtcgtcgtcgtcgtcgtaccgAGATGGTGACGTGtcacccgccgtcgcggcgctgctgggCTCCTCCGGGGGAAACaacggcggccgcggcggcgggagcgtgaGCTCGTTCGACGGGAGCGAGTCGAGGCACGGGAGGCGcgacggcagcctccgcggcggcgggagcgcccGGAGCGGCCTGAGCCTCAGCGTGTTTGACCTGGCCATCGGAACCCagggcggccggggcggcggcgtcgaccgagCCGCCctgggcctcggcggcgataggtggggcgccggcggcgaaggaagcCGGGACGGCCACGAGACAGCCTCGGACCACGACGACCAGAGCAGCGCGGGGGGTAAGAGTACCGCGCCAACCGGGCccctcggtcgcggcgtaGCGGACGCGGCTAGGTCCCCGCTAGCTGTCTACCACGCGTgcaacgaggcggcggcggcgttacTCGCCGGGCCAGTCTTCGACAACGACGCGAGCAAGCCTCGGGGCCGGGTCTTGACATGGATCGGGGGTTTGTTGGAGGGTAAGGTTGCCGGCTCTAGGCGCGCGGACCTcggaacggcgcggcgagcgctgCGGTACCACCTTCACGCCAACCCGGGTTTGGCACACACCGTCCTGGACGCGTGTTACTCGGCACACGaccgaacggcggcggcgcacctcgccgcgctggccgaCCTCTTCGTAagggcgaggtcgtcgtcggttgaggtgtcgtcgtcgccgggagGGCGGCAGTCCCCGGGTTTAGTGCGGCAGTCcccggcggccgccgaggcgccgAGCTGTTCGCCCGCcaagctcgtcgcgctcgtgctgtACAAGCTGGTGCatccctcggcgacggtgagggacgacgcggtggctcTGCTCAAGGCTgtcgccgcgttggaccTGTGCGTCGACGAcactggcggcgacggcgatctCGCCGAGATCTTTTCCCAGGATACCCTCCCCGAGCTGCCGGATGCGTACCAGGCGTTTCAGCAGAACGTGTcgaggcggctcgcgcgcagccgacccgcgctgggcgaggagctcctggTGGAAGCTCTGGGCCGCCAGATGgacgacggagccgcggacgccggcgcacACCGAcacgtgctcgcggcgttggctCCGTGGACGGCCGCGCTGCACCTGCCccacatcgccgcggctggaCGCGCCGATCGGCTTCTCAAGTCTCTGTACTTTGTCACGTTtttccgcggcgacgcgtttccGCGGGAGATGGAGACGATGTGGCGGCACATCGGCCACTCGCCGCGTAACGTGGTTCCCGCGCTGAGATTTTTGGAGACGAAGGGGTTGGAGGAtacgtcgtccgcgaccgcgatgTCCACGTACTGCCTCACCGCCAAGCGCGTGTGCCTGTacctcgcgagggcggcgccgcagcAGTCCATCGACCAGCTCGTGTACGCCATTTCCCTGCGCGGTCTCGAGGTTGACTACCccccgggcgccggcgacgccgaccgaAGGATCAGCGGCGACGATTCCATGGACATGGGCTCGTTGCGCGGCAGCGACGCGGGAAGTATCAGGGGCGGGAGCTCGCTCGGCCGCAGCaacgaccacgacgacgacgacgacgacgacgacggcttgAAACTCACGGCGCCCGACCTCGCGATtatcctcctcgccgaggttgccGCCGAGCACGACGAGGACTTCAGGGTTCACCTCCCCGTCCTActgcacgcggcggtggcgacgctcgcggggtCGCCAGAGCCCACGGTGCGGGCGCACTGTCGCCAGCTCCTCGCGAATCTCAcgcacgccctcgcggctAGGCCCCTCGGCGCCAAGGGACGTGGCGAATTTTACGGTCGAGACGGCCGGATGGACGACGGTCTCGCCGCCTACCGCACGCCGGGTTTGCAGGTGACCCCGGGTGGCGGGGTGCCCGGGTGGCAGGGCGAGGTTGGCCAgtggggcgccgccggtaTGGCCACCCCCGCGAGTCACGGCATCCCCGGATTTGGCGCCAACGGGACGGTGCACCCTTACGAGGCGTCTTCTTCGTATGGAACGAATGGGGCAAACAACGCCGGTTCctacggcggcgacggtgtggacgacgacgacggcgcgaggggccgcgcggcggtcgcgaggcTCCAGTCGTTGCTCGcgcgtcccggcggcggcggggtgggcgcgggtaccgccgcgggtgggctcatcggcggcgtcatcgtccggggcggcgcctcggagggcgccgcgccgtggacCCCCGAGGCTATCGCTCAGCTCGTGGGACTCCTCCCCGACGCGATGGTGTTCGAGCCCGGTCTGCGGGAGCAGTGGGCGGACGAGGCCAGGCGTTggctccttcgcgccgcgtcctactcgctcgcggcgacgtcggcgagggtcctcgcggcgttgaggGTACCGCTCGACCTggagagcggcgaggcgcttctcgccgcgttgtgctcttcggcggctgcggcggagggcgggaCGGTGGCGCACGGCCTCGTGTCCGACCGACGCGGGACCGACCTCTACCGGCCGACTCGGcggggacccgcggcgcggcagAGGGTCGTGTCCGCGcggtccgcgtccgcggcggctgaccTCGCGGGTCTCCTGCTGGACACGCTGACTGAGATGTTGGGCcacgtcgcgaggggcgagcgGGATATCATCGAGTACCCGCACGTGCTgtggggcgccgcggcgtgcctCCGGACCTTACACCCGCCCCTgtacgcccgcgccgcgaggctcttCTCGGCGATGACCCTCGCGTGGCCGCTGGACGATCCaaccggcgcgagcgaggagattttacgagccgccgcgcccgcgcccatcggCACGAGACTCCCTTCTTCGGGGAGCGGCCACGGGCGCCGTAACCCCGCGgtggcctccgcggtggccgcggcgctggacgcgtgGATGAGAGGCGCCACCGCCAAGGActtcgacgcgacgtggcgtccacctccggGCGCGCCAATTCCCGCGATGAGCCTCCCGGATCTGGTCCCGCTGCTGCTCAAGGGGCTGGTTCGCGCAGAGTCGGCGGCGCACTCGGCCAGGGGGTTAGCCGCCATCGTACCGAGGGTCGGGGTGAGGGACCGGTGGGGTGGCGAgcgggcgctggcgctggcgacgtGTGGGCTACTCCCGttggtgctcgccgccgccgcctacgcggaggaggacgcggcgagggaacgcgacgagggagcAGCCGCGGGAGGGGtcaacgccgcgggaggGGTCAACGCCGACGAACaatcgtccccgtcgccgatcaagacgcccgccgcctcgacgccccaAACGGGCGCCAACGTCaacgcctcgccgtcccAAACGACGGCACAAACATCCCCGTCCCCAAtaccctcggcgcgcggcgcgagggcgggcggGCAAAAGGGGGCGGgtcccctcggcgcgggcgagggcgcggcgacgggccgatggctcggcgcgggtctcAGGGCGGCTTCGCCCCGCGGTCGACTCGattcgctcgcggcgacgctggacTCCGtcctcccgtcgccccgcgcgaggaccgcggtggcgcggggtcgcaggttcgcggtggcgccccGGCGGGCTCGCGGGGTGAAACCACCGCCatcccggccgccgccgccgccgggatcaAACGTGGCGGGTCGACTGGCCGATATTCTCGccgagccgctcgcgtccttcgTGTTTCCAGCGCACGCCGTGCCGGTGGCCAAGACGCTCGTGGACATCGCGGTGGGACTGGGCGGGGAGAACGGCGGGGAGGAagggcccgcggcggcggcggcggcgctcgagctgctcaccgcgctggtatcccgcgcgcggggcgaggcggcggcggcggtgtttGACCCGAGGGCTTCCGGGAGCGGGTCGCtgttcgcgcccgtcgccgcgctcctggaCGGACCccactccgcggcggcgctcgagcttCTCACCAAGGTGGCCaccgggacggcggcggcggcgcgaggcccgccgccgccgtacagGAACGATGTGGGAGACTGGGGACCGGTCGCGAGGCtgggggcgccggcgacgatgtgGGACAGCGTGGACGCAAACGGCGGGAGGGCGGTGGACCTGATGTACGGGGTGATGCTGAGCGGGGGTATGGACCCGAACCGGGCGGCGCTGCCGGCGTGCCTGGTGAGCGACTCGGCGGATAActgagcgcgacgatcgcgataGAAGTTGTACCTTTAACACGTAGACGCGTAGCCACAAAAGCAGTTGTCGAAATTTCTCGGCACGAGCGCTGATAAATGAAACGAGTTGACCAAGCTTGCGTGCTGACTGGTATTACAACGCGGGCCTTCGACTCTCGTTCACGTTCGTGTGCGTCGTGCGTTCGTCGTGCGTTCGTCGTGCGTGCATGACGCCTTCCTCCGCGAGTTGTCGCTCGTCGTGTCTCCACGAACCCCACTCCCGTGAGAGTCGTGGAGACACCGTGAGAAATGGATCTCATCTAGAGAAGTGGACCACAACTCGCGAAGAAACGCGTCGgtttcctcctcctccttctcatcgcgtcgcccccgcgtcccctCTGTACGCCGACACCTTCGATACCTCCAGGTAGAACGGcccggacgcgaacgacttGTTCAGATCCCCCATCCCGTACGTAAACTTGGACAGCATCAGCTGCATCGATCGCACagacgtcgtcctcatcgctCGGAGGTCGGGCGACCCCTCGGGCACCGCCTCGCCCCTCCGCACCGCGCGGAAGCTATCAAAGGGCACGTCCACGGTGAGCCACGCGCCCTCCACGgtgtcgaacgcggcgtggAACGCGATGGAGCCCCACcagtcgtcctcgtcgtacaGGATGAGCTTGAACCtgttgccgtcgccgcggatcttCAGTCGAATGCCATCATACCCAGAGAGGTCCAGCGGCGACTCGAAGTTCCTCGTCCGCATACTCACGAACCCTCCGCTCtgaccctcgacgacgccgccgagcctgGCGCAGgtgccgccgtcctcctccgggaTGGTCACGATGCTCCCGGCGCCCTCCGAGCTCCCGCCCATGACCACGTCGTTGAGCGCGCCCCAGACGGCCCGAAAGTTCGCCGCGTCATTCCCCGACGACGTGAAGTCGTAGATCGGGACCTCGTTCCGCGAAGAGGCGCCCAGCACCGGGGTTGGCGCCGTGGGTCTGGCCTGCAGCGGCGCTTGACCGAAGTACTCCATCTCTGTCGCCGCCTGTTTCACCCTGGGGGGCGTCACGGCGGAGAGCACGGGCCCGACGATGGGAAGCTGCTCGAACCACAACTTGCCGCCATCGGaagcctcgacgcggagccatcggacgcggcgccctaCGACGCGCCCCGCACGAGACGCGCCcagcgagcgcgcgacgcgcgttcgcTGTACCCTCGACGAGAGGTGCGCGATGGTCGGGGCGACAAATGCGAGGGTCGACATCGTCGATACGACTGTgacgcgccgaggagtgGGGCCCGAACGGGGCTTCCGAGACCATTCTGTCCTGTCTGGTTTCGTGATTCTCGCGAGCGGGTCTCCACGTGATACGGGATAAGAGATGCTGAGCAGGACCTTCGCGCCattcagcgcggcgacggcaccatGTCACGCGTCCAccttctcgtcctcgcgctcctcgcgtcgtgcaCATCCTCCGTGCACGCCGCGAGATTCTCCATCGGccacccgctcgcgtccctccgcTCTCACGAGGTCGAGAGGGACATCGAGTCGAATGGTGACGCGACCGGCGAAACGCTGTCCGCGCGCCAAGTCGAGGAGCACCGCCCCGCGTTCGAGTCCTTCCTGGACACGTTCCCGGAGAAGCGCGAGgcgtacgccgacgcggcgaagtaCGCCGAGCGTCTCGAGATCTTCGCCCGGAACATGAttctcgcggcggagcgccaGGCGCAGGACCGCGGGTCCGCGGTCCACGGCGTCACGCAATTCAGCGACCTGACCCCGACGGAATTTGCATCCACCTTTCTCGGCACGAAGCTCGCgaacgaggacgtcgcggcgatccgCTCCGGCATGACGACGCTCCCCGACTATCCCGCGCACGACCTGCCCCTAGAGTTCGACTGGCGCGAACGGGGCGCGGTCACCCCGGTCAAGAACCAGGGCGCGTGCGGGTCGTGCTGGACCTTcagcgccaccggcgcggtggagggggCCAACTTTCTGAAAACCGGGGAGCTCGTCTCCCTGTCCGAGCA
It encodes the following:
- a CDS encoding predicted protein; the encoded protein is MDLAEALLHRYTTSVVAILNASSSESGDASRSLGALRDLLPALSALAPTGGPQLINTLTRWYQQQARTLASSSGDRNPLGRSRTLQLAFWHAAHRVLAPLPPGALAGTDVARVIDLAFDAVIAGRDPAPHVDAGWGARPLAGGASYLAGGASYHDESGGIHESGGIHGGGGGDTAVNASPPPLDPSPSVAAMAARVLGFASRHDPDAVTARLVEELEPRVNSESKRGEVHLIVHGARFLHVSLDGAGPVANIGASSDAGPFDAASSRLRVKPGELADRYAASAAQTVRRLNPCAWHPTYRKSDLRHALCALLHAVLAPVAGARIPEGASDYTKRDWAEAVTTCREDVDKWLRSKEKKHAAAGLPLLGALHAAETLCGGDGGAGLHAFLDTALLRAFREPRHRAAAADALRAAVEGIAPPLPPGGTSPAPATPPLPEPTRGKLRAALGGAASAIKKGPHGGDVHAVARAVAATARLDPLLAADVLMDLVHQGKVCDATAAGLAAVPDVILLTASRRLKSGGRTGPKPGLAGVLECMRDEGLDPFSGLVDRIVAMGAAGVAAAGGADAAPAAVKASASAAAATASALVKSLRRELGATASALQRADPTSRASVIVATALLRCVPFIAPEEWRGAALGEAVPPLCAHPHPAVRAAARDAMRRAVASTPAARDAIVQGAAGVLLSPPSTGRAGISLTDADAATSAARTLRDVCETWRVASSEEFESPSDSSSASSLASTTSETFDPCRSEAAGLLMMCSPHAEVRVAAVEMLREVAKLSAALRHAQHPSGGDDSRSVLPSAPSMSSIVESCAGDMVLSALGAEGGTGGLDPRVDPGLCAAAAAAVASAGGAAATARHVRGGAWTAALGVLAARASASSPDVTTTARAQALQRVQAVMAQEGAAARSAGPRAPTDSATDTFEAWRNCTCFVCAASPARETGPPVLSASNAASGVGGTNPSANPLLAPQQVPLGVRGSLSGLFALLVPCLKEGGAQAAAAAGVLARVPPLAAPQLLAALAPLQASLGTAPVNSGGHGAGTPFDRNRRNLELRAHLAGLHLGLAAQGAVAAVAPGPAGRDAVAKHLLSFVDSTVSYARSTGAAIECSPDELNRLVFAAAAAATACAPQIMALAPHVVDNEVRSRLWEDFHWWAKRASASVEDNKGGMGSSSSSYRDGDVSPAVAALLGSSGGNNGGRGGGSVSSFDGSESRHGRRDGSLRGGGSARSGLSLSVFDLAIGTQGGRGGGVDRAALGLGGDRWGAGGEGSRDGHETASDHDDQSSAGGKSTAPTGPLGRGVADAARSPLAVYHACNEAAAALLAGPVFDNDASKPRGRVLTWIGGLLEGKVAGSRRADLGTARRALRYHLHANPGLAHTVLDACYSAHDRTAAAHLAALADLFVRARSSSVEVSSSPGGRQSPGLVRQSPAAAEAPSCSPAKLVALVLYKLVHPSATVRDDAVALLKAVAALDLCVDDTGGDGDLAEIFSQDTLPELPDAYQAFQQNVSRRLARSRPALGEELLVEALGRQMDDGAADAGAHRHVLAALAPWTAALHLPHIAAAGRADRLLKSLYFVTFFRGDAFPREMETMWRHIGHSPRNVVPALRFLETKGLEDTSSATAMSTYCLTAKRVCLYLARAAPQQSIDQLVYAISLRGLEVDYPPGAGDADRRISGDDSMDMGSLRGSDAGSIRGGSSLGRSNDHDDDDDDDDGLKLTAPDLAIILLAEVAAEHDEDFRVHLPVLLHAAVATLAGSPEPTVRAHCRQLLANLTHALAARPLGAKGRGEFYGRDGRMDDGLAAYRTPGLQVTPGGGVPGWQGEVGQWGAAGMATPASHGIPGFGANGTVHPYEASSSYGTNGANNAGSYGGDGVDDDDGARGRAAVARLQSLLARPGGGGVGAGTAAGGLIGGVIVRGGASEGAAPWTPEAIAQLVGLLPDAMVFEPGLREQWADEARRWLLRAASYSLAATSARVLAALRVPLDLESGEALLAALCSSAAAAEGGTVAHGLVSDRRGTDLYRPTRRGPAARQRVVSARSASAAADLAGLLLDTLTEMLGHVARGERDIIEYPHVLWGAAACLRTLHPPLYARAARLFSAMTLAWPLDDPTGASEEILRAAAPAPIGTRLPSSGSGHGRRNPAVASAVAAALDAWMRGATAKDFDATWRPPPGAPIPAMSLPDLVPLLLKGLVRAESAAHSARGLAAIVPRVGVRDRWGGERALALATCGLLPLVLAAAAYAEEDAARERDEGAAAGGVNAAGGVNADEQSSPSPIKTPAASTPQTGANVNASPSQTTAQTSPSPIPSARGARAGGQKGAGPLGAGEGAATGRWLGAGLRAASPRGRLDSLAATLDSVLPSPRARTAVARGRRFAVAPRRARGVKPPPSRPPPPPGSNVAGRLADILAEPLASFVFPAHAVPVAKTLVDIAVGLGGENGGEEGPAAAAAALELLTALVSRARGEAAAAVFDPRASGSGSLFAPVAALLDGPHSAAALELLTKVATGTAAAARGPPPPYRNDVGDWGPVARLGAPATMWDSVDANGGRAVDLMYGVMLSGGMDPNRAALPACLVSDSADN
- a CDS encoding predicted protein, translated to MRTRNFESPLDLSGYDGIRLKIRGDGNRFKLILYDEDDWWGSIAFHAAFDTVEGAWLTVDVPFDSFRAVRRGEAVPEGSPDLRAMRTTSVRSMQLMLSKFTYGMGDLNKSFASGPFYLEVSKVSAYRGDAGATR